A DNA window from Ctenopharyngodon idella isolate HZGC_01 chromosome 10, HZGC01, whole genome shotgun sequence contains the following coding sequences:
- the lpar3 gene encoding lysophosphatidic acid receptor 3: MARNNVCYHDQYMDFFYNNSNITSDEWDRTQLILVQCVGSICCCFILVANAMIIAAVVTNRRFHYPFYYLLANLAASDFLAGIAYVYLMFNTGKISRDLTVQAYFFRQGLLDASLSASLTNLLVIALERYISIMNWKVHSNLTKRRVTLLIALVWGISIFMGAVPSLGWNCVCSLDLCSKLAPIFSRSYLIFWSVSNLVLFLIMVGVYLRIYLYVMKKTAVLKSHTSGSINRKRTPVKLIKTVMTVLGAFVICWTPGLVVLLLDGLKCERCEVLKFKRWLLLLAVLNSVINPIIYSYRDEEMWTTIKNLMCCVRIGTRRQRSSRANIQRGSGRETSSSLKENTAEDSKVSTQEMLKS, from the exons ATGGCAAGGAATAACGTTTGCTACCATGATCAGTACATGGACTTTttctacaacaacagcaacataaCCTCAGATGAATGGGATCGAACGCAGCTCATCCTGGTTCAGTGTGTTGGATCCATCTGCTGTTGCTTCATCCTAGTGGCCAACGCCATGATCATTGCAGCGGTGGTGACAAACAGAAGGTTTCACTATCCCTTCTACTATCTCCTCGCCAATCTTGCCGCCTCAGACTTTCTCGCCGGGATCGCTTATGTGTATCTCATGTTCAATACAGGGAAAATATCTCGTGATCTAACGGTTCAAGCCTACTTCTTTCGGCAGGGTTTGCTGGATGCGAGTCTCTCCGCATCCCTGACCAACCTCCTGGTGATCGCCCTCGAGCGCTACATCTCCATCATGAACTGGAAGGTCCACAGTAACCTCACCAAACGTCGAGTGACCCTGTTGATTGCCCTTGTGTGGGGTATATCGATATTCATGGGGGCCGTGCCTAGTTTGGGCTGGAACTGTGTCTGTAGTCTGGACCTGTGCTCCAAACTGGCTCCCATCTTTAGCCGGAGCTACCTGATCTTCTGGTCCGTGTCCAACCTGGTGCTCTTTCTCATTATGGTGGGCGTATACTTGAGGATATACCTCTATGTGATGAAAAAGACTGCAGTCTTGAAGTCGCACACTTCTGGATCTATAAATCGTAAGAGGACGCCAGTCAAACTCATCAAAACTGTGATGACCGTACTAG GAGCGTTTGTGATCTGTTGGACCCCTGGACTTGTGGTTCTTCTCCTGGATGGACTCAAGTGCGAACGATGCGAGGTCCTGAAATTCAAACGCTGGCTGCTGCTCCTCGCCGTCCTCAACTCTGTCATAAACCCGATCATCTACTCCTACAGGGACGAGGAAATGTGGACCACCATCAAGAACCTGATGTGCTGCGTTCGCATCGGGACGAGGCGACAGAGGTCGTCCAGGGCCAACATTCAACGCGGCTCCGGTCGGGAGACAAGCAGCAGCCTGAAAGAGAATACAGCAGAGGACAGCAAGGTCTCCACACAGGAGATGCTGAAGTCTTGA
- the mcoln2 gene encoding mucolipin-2, with product MEMSDRYCQGVRVDMSSVSTSLSTDPMTEEILRDDLRFYFMSPCEKYRTRRQLPWKLAVQILKIFMITLQLILFGLNNQLVVSYKEENLMAFKNLFLRGYSGVDEDDYSIAVYTKQNVYDSLYYVVDQYSQLRNLSVGPVSYAEENDTFLPMIICKKSYTRGSVEPPEESYDIDAQLETVCLALDPESSTTCRMNNASFFELDFYRLVDIEITFALKGINLQTVRSHELPDCYTFFVKIVFDNSCHSGKVKLTLDFDDVSSVCKNWKISGTAQKNTHYLLIFDGFVIVVCLISAVLCTRSIILAVKLLQRFSSFCLENYNHKVCEDDQREFLNGWYILVIISDVLAIIGSILKMEIQAKSLTNYDVCSIFLGTSTLMVWVGVIRYLGYFEKYNVLILTMRAALPKVLRFCCCAGMIYLGYTFCGWIVLGPYHEKFEGLSRVAECLFSLVNGDDMFPTFADFEQKNTMVWLFSRAYLYSFISLFIYMVLSLFIALITDAYETIKGYQTTGFPMTELQRFLMEQKEGFPLQGQECGEVENVHPSVMLCCCKRVPKDDTIVLIT from the exons ATGGAAATGTCTGATAGGTACTGCCAAGGCGTCAGGGTTGACATGTCAAG cGTCTCTACATCCCTGTCCACCGATCCCATGACAGAGGAGATACTGAGAGATGACCTGAGGTTTTACTTCATGAGCCCTTGTGAGAAGTACAGAACACGGCGACAGTTACCATGGAAACTAGCAgtgcaaattttaaaaatattcatgattacACTCCAG CTCATACTGTTTGGACTGAATAACCAGCTTGTGGTGTCCTACAAGGAGGAGAACCTGATGGCCTTTAAGAATTTGTTTCTTAGGGGCTACAGTGGTGTGGATGAGGATGACTACAGTATTGCTGTCTACACCAAACAGAATGTTTATGATAGTTTATACTATGTCGTAGATCAG TATTCCCAGTTAAGAAACCTGTCTGTAGGACCCGTTAGTTATGCTGAGGAAAATGATACGTTTCTGCCCATGATTATCTGTAAGAAGAGCTACACGAGAGGCAGCGTGGAACCACCTGAGGAATCCTATGATATTGACGCCCAGCTTGAAACAG TTTGCTTGGCTCTTGATCCAGAGTCTTCtacaacatgtagaatgaacAACGCTTCATTTTTTGAGTTGGACTTTTATAG GCTTGTTGATATTGAGATCACTTTTGCGCTTAAAGGAATCAATTTGCAAACTGTTCGTTCGCATGAGCTGCCTGACTGTTACACATTTTTTGTGAAG ATTGTCTTTGATAACAGTTGCCATAGTGGGAAGGTGAAATTGACTCTCGATTTTGATGATGTTAGTAGTGTTTGCAAAAACTGGAAGATTTCAGGAACTG CTCAGAAGAACACACACTACCTCCTGATCTTTGATGGCTTTGTTATTGTAGTCTGTCTGATCTCTGCAGTGCTCTGCACACGTTCCATTATACTTGCTGTGAAGTTACTTCAG CGGTTTTCTAGCTTCTGTCTTGAGAATTATAATCATAAAGTGTGTGAAGATGACCAGAGGGAGTTCTTAAACGGCTGGTACATCTTGGTTATCATCAGTGATGTTTTGGCCATCATTGGATCcatactaaaaatggaaatacAGGCTAAG AGTTTGACCAACTATGATGTCTGCAGCATCTTCCTGGGAACATCTACTCTAATGGTCTGGGTGGGCGTCATAAGGTATCTGGGATACTTCGAAAAATACAAT GTGCTTATCCTCACTATGCGAGCAGCCTTACCAAAGGTCTTGCGCTTCTGCTGCTGTGCAGGAATGATATATCTAGGCTACACCTTCTGTGGATGGATTGTTCTAGGACCATACCATGAGAAG TTTGAAGGTCTGAGTCGTGTGGCAGAGTGTCTCTTCTCCCTAGTCAACGGGGACGACATGTTCCCTACGTTTGCGGACTTTGAGCAAAAGAACACAATGGTCTGGCTGTTCAGCCGAGCCTATCTCTACTCGTTCATCTCCCTCTTCATCTACATGGTGCTCAGTCTCTTCATCGCCCTTATCACGGACGCTTACGAGACCATCAAG GGTTACCAAACGACAGGCTTCCCCATGACAGAGCTCCAGAGGTTTCTGATGGAGCAGAAGGAAGGCTTCCCCCTCCAGGGGCAGGAGTGTGGTGAAGTCGAGAACGTCCACCCTTCTGTTATGCTGTGTTGCTGCAAAAG GGTTCCCAAAGACGACACCATCGTTCTCATTACCTGA